A stretch of Synechococcus sp. MIT S9220 DNA encodes these proteins:
- the dnaN gene encoding DNA polymerase III subunit beta has protein sequence MKLVCSQTELNAALQLVSRAVAARPTHPVLANVLLTADAGTDRLSLTGFDLNLGIQTSLAATVETSGAVTLPARLFGEIVSRLSSDSPITLVTDEAGEQVELTSLSGSYQMRGMPADDFPELPLVENGTALKLDPAALVKALRSTLFASSSDEAKQLLTGVHLRFDRTSLEAASTDGHRLAVLSVDDALQDPLALSDQEASQEPGLAVTLPARSLREVERLMAGWKGTDAVSLFCESGQVVVLAADQMVTSRTLEGTYPNYRQLIPDSFNRTLDLDRRAFVASLERIAVLADQHNNVVRIGSDPDKGLVQISADAQDVGSGSESLSAQIEGDPVQIAFNVRYVLDGLKAMDSERVRLQCNAPTTPAILSPSDDASGLTYLVMPVQIRS, from the coding sequence ATGAAACTGGTTTGTTCCCAAACGGAACTCAACGCTGCGCTGCAATTGGTCAGCAGGGCGGTTGCAGCAAGACCGACCCATCCGGTACTTGCCAACGTGTTGCTGACCGCGGATGCCGGCACTGATCGGTTGAGCCTCACTGGTTTTGACCTCAATCTGGGCATTCAGACGTCCCTGGCTGCGACCGTTGAAACCAGTGGTGCGGTCACGCTGCCAGCGCGACTGTTTGGTGAGATCGTTTCGCGTCTTTCCAGCGATTCGCCCATCACTCTTGTCACCGATGAAGCCGGAGAACAGGTTGAACTCACCAGCTTGAGTGGCAGCTACCAGATGCGCGGCATGCCTGCGGATGATTTCCCGGAGCTGCCTCTGGTCGAGAACGGCACAGCGCTCAAACTGGATCCAGCAGCTCTGGTGAAAGCACTGCGCAGCACGCTGTTTGCCAGCAGTTCCGACGAAGCCAAGCAGCTGCTCACAGGGGTGCATCTCCGTTTTGATCGCACCAGCCTTGAGGCTGCTTCCACGGATGGTCATCGTCTGGCAGTGCTCAGTGTTGATGACGCACTGCAGGACCCTCTTGCTCTCTCTGATCAGGAGGCTTCGCAAGAGCCTGGCCTTGCTGTCACCCTTCCGGCCCGTTCCCTGAGGGAAGTGGAACGGCTGATGGCGGGATGGAAAGGAACAGATGCTGTGAGTCTGTTTTGCGAAAGCGGTCAGGTTGTGGTTCTGGCCGCTGATCAGATGGTGACCAGTCGCACCCTTGAGGGCACCTACCCGAATTACCGCCAGCTCATTCCTGATTCGTTCAATCGCACGCTTGATCTTGATCGTCGGGCCTTCGTGGCTTCACTCGAACGCATCGCTGTTTTGGCTGATCAGCACAACAATGTTGTTCGCATCGGCAGTGATCCTGACAAGGGTCTGGTTCAGATCAGTGCGGATGCTCAGGATGTTGGCAGTGGTTCCGAGTCCCTATCGGCTCAGATAGAAGGTGACCCTGTGCAGATCGCATTCAATGTGCGTTATGTGCTTGATGGTTTGAAAGCGATGGATTCGGAACGCGTTCGCCTGCAGTGCAATGCCCCGACAACCCCAGCCATCCTTTCACCATCAGATGATGCTTCAGGCCTCACCTATCTGGTGATGCCTGTTCAGATTCGTTCCTGA
- a CDS encoding RNA methyltransferase has product MTLPDPLLLSDLLRHRVRCDQGLDHGIGVMAWMHPPVHRLLGWVSRPSALRNSRTVWRLDQCRGLDDQQVFVKGVPSEIDQLTLERLPTLLDADLLDVAGERLGQVADLAFVPSTGEILHYLVSRSDPRLPGSSRWRLTPDRIVDQQPGLVSTGLRDLDDLPEARASVRQDFVRRSRHWREQLQQFGDRAGERLEGWLEEPPWDDYPSRRDLNEPDDRPQPMDSDPLEDWHDDDWIDREPAMQNRRPGERDGDPWI; this is encoded by the coding sequence TTGACGCTGCCTGACCCACTGCTGCTCAGCGATCTACTCAGGCACCGTGTGCGTTGTGATCAGGGACTTGATCACGGCATTGGGGTGATGGCCTGGATGCATCCTCCGGTGCATCGCCTGTTGGGCTGGGTGAGTCGTCCTTCCGCTCTGCGTAACTCCCGCACTGTCTGGAGACTTGATCAGTGTCGTGGTCTCGATGATCAGCAGGTGTTTGTGAAAGGGGTTCCTTCAGAGATTGATCAGCTCACCCTTGAGCGGCTTCCCACCCTGCTGGATGCCGACTTGCTCGATGTCGCTGGAGAGCGCCTTGGCCAGGTTGCAGACCTCGCCTTTGTTCCTTCAACAGGAGAGATCCTGCACTATCTGGTGTCTCGCAGCGATCCACGTCTGCCAGGAAGCAGCCGCTGGCGGCTCACGCCTGATCGCATTGTCGACCAGCAGCCTGGGTTGGTCTCCACTGGTCTTCGTGATCTGGATGATCTTCCCGAGGCGCGCGCCAGCGTTCGTCAGGATTTCGTTCGTCGCTCTCGTCACTGGCGGGAGCAGTTGCAACAGTTTGGTGATCGTGCCGGTGAACGGCTTGAGGGGTGGTTGGAGGAACCTCCCTGGGACGACTACCCCTCTCGCCGTGATCTCAACGAGCCTGATGATCGTCCCCAACCCATGGATTCAGATCCACTGGAGGATTGGCATGACGACGACTGGATTGATCGAGAGCCGGCCATGCAGAACCGACGGCCCGGAGAACGAGATGGAGATCCCTGGATCTGA
- the purL gene encoding phosphoribosylformylglycinamidine synthase subunit PurL: MVQSSSAAETFDVAAALRQEGLTQQDYVEIQRRLGRDPNRAELGMFGVMWSEHCCYRNSRPLLSGFPTEGPRILVGPGENAGVVDLGGGHRLAFKIESHNHPSAVEPFQGAATGVGGILRDIFTMGARPIALLNALRFGPLDDPANVGLMQGVVAGIAHYGNCVGVPTVGGEVAFDPSYSGNPLVNAMALGLMETDDIVKSGASGVGNPVVYVGSTTGRDGMGGASFASAELSSASLDDRPAVQVGDPFLEKGLIEACLEAFQSGDVVAAQDMGAAGLTCSCSEMAAKGDLGIELDLDKVPAREQGMTAYEYLLSESQERMLFVVRAGREEPLMERFRRWGLQAAVVGRVLADPVVRVLQAGVVAAEVPSRALAEDTPINHHDLLSEPPADIQELWRWSEADLPLPSQDHDWSQSLLRLLDDPTIASKRWVHRQYDQQVLANTVVSSGSADAAVVRLRPQQGEGSLDASTKGVAATVDCPNRWVALDPERGAQAAVAEAARNLSCVGAQPLAVTDNLNFPSPETPKGYWQLAKACRGISDACRALNTPVTGGNVSLYNEIKKDDGTLQPIHPTPVIGMVGGVDDIATVIGLGWRQAQDSIYLIGVGPDDVEALSLGLAGSAYQQLITGSLAGRPPLPDLPMEDKVGSLVREAITRGLLGSAHDCSDGGLCVALAESSIASGLGIEIDLSVQGVRLDRVLFAEGGSRIVVSVKADRMGPWEALLAEQDDLPITRIGVVTEQPCLQVRVDHHLCLNLEIEQCRDVYSSSLPRRIDGNGELAE; this comes from the coding sequence GTGGTCCAGTCTTCTTCTGCGGCTGAGACGTTTGATGTCGCGGCCGCCCTCCGCCAGGAAGGGCTCACGCAGCAGGATTACGTCGAGATTCAACGTCGCCTGGGGCGAGACCCCAACCGGGCTGAACTCGGCATGTTTGGGGTGATGTGGTCAGAGCACTGCTGTTACCGCAACTCCAGACCGCTGCTCAGTGGTTTTCCAACAGAGGGACCTCGCATCCTGGTGGGTCCCGGTGAAAACGCCGGTGTGGTGGATCTTGGCGGAGGCCATCGCCTCGCGTTCAAGATCGAAAGCCACAATCACCCCTCGGCAGTCGAACCCTTTCAGGGTGCTGCGACAGGTGTTGGTGGAATCCTCCGCGACATTTTCACCATGGGTGCTCGTCCGATCGCTCTGCTGAATGCCTTGCGTTTCGGCCCCCTGGATGATCCCGCCAATGTTGGATTGATGCAGGGCGTGGTGGCTGGCATTGCCCATTACGGCAATTGCGTGGGTGTGCCCACCGTGGGGGGTGAAGTGGCTTTTGATCCCTCTTACAGCGGCAATCCTCTGGTCAATGCGATGGCCCTCGGTCTGATGGAGACCGACGACATTGTGAAGTCCGGGGCTTCTGGAGTTGGTAACCCCGTGGTTTATGTGGGCAGCACCACCGGTCGTGATGGCATGGGTGGTGCCAGTTTTGCCAGTGCTGAGCTGAGTTCCGCTTCTCTGGATGACCGTCCCGCTGTGCAGGTGGGAGATCCGTTTCTGGAAAAGGGGTTGATTGAAGCCTGTCTGGAAGCATTCCAGAGCGGTGATGTGGTCGCCGCTCAAGACATGGGGGCTGCTGGTCTTACCTGCAGTTGTTCGGAAATGGCAGCTAAAGGAGATCTGGGCATTGAGCTGGATCTCGACAAAGTTCCTGCGCGGGAGCAGGGCATGACCGCCTACGAATACCTGTTGTCTGAATCGCAGGAGCGCATGCTGTTCGTGGTGCGTGCTGGCCGCGAAGAGCCTCTGATGGAGCGTTTCCGCCGCTGGGGTCTGCAGGCGGCTGTCGTGGGTCGCGTCCTAGCTGATCCTGTGGTTCGCGTGCTTCAGGCAGGCGTTGTGGCTGCTGAGGTCCCCTCGAGGGCTTTGGCGGAAGACACGCCGATCAATCACCATGATTTGCTCAGCGAACCTCCTGCTGACATTCAGGAGCTGTGGCGTTGGTCAGAAGCGGATCTTCCCCTCCCAAGCCAAGACCATGACTGGAGTCAGAGTCTTCTGCGCTTGTTGGATGATCCAACGATTGCAAGCAAACGCTGGGTGCATCGTCAGTACGACCAGCAGGTTTTGGCGAACACCGTGGTGTCGTCTGGATCCGCAGACGCAGCGGTGGTCAGACTTCGGCCGCAACAGGGTGAAGGATCGCTGGATGCTTCAACCAAGGGAGTGGCTGCCACGGTGGATTGTCCCAATCGTTGGGTTGCTTTGGATCCTGAACGGGGTGCCCAGGCAGCTGTTGCTGAAGCTGCACGCAATCTGAGTTGTGTGGGTGCTCAACCTCTCGCTGTCACCGACAATCTCAATTTTCCTTCGCCTGAAACCCCCAAGGGCTACTGGCAGCTTGCGAAGGCATGCCGCGGTATCTCGGATGCCTGCAGAGCTCTCAACACCCCGGTGACTGGTGGCAATGTCTCGCTCTACAACGAGATCAAAAAAGATGACGGCACCCTGCAGCCGATCCACCCCACGCCTGTGATCGGCATGGTGGGTGGTGTCGACGACATCGCGACCGTGATTGGTCTGGGATGGCGACAGGCTCAGGATTCCATTTACCTGATTGGTGTCGGCCCTGATGACGTCGAGGCTCTCTCTCTGGGCTTGGCAGGTAGTGCCTATCAACAGCTGATTACAGGGTCTTTGGCTGGTCGACCACCTTTGCCTGATCTTCCGATGGAAGACAAGGTTGGCAGTCTTGTGCGTGAGGCGATTACTCGCGGTCTGCTGGGCTCAGCTCATGATTGCAGCGATGGCGGTCTCTGCGTGGCTTTGGCGGAATCTTCGATTGCTTCGGGGTTGGGAATCGAGATCGACCTCAGTGTTCAGGGTGTGCGTTTGGATCGTGTTCTGTTTGCGGAAGGTGGGAGTCGGATCGTGGTGTCGGTCAAGGCAGATCGCATGGGTCCATGGGAAGCGCTGTTAGCTGAGCAGGACGATCTGCCAATCACTCGGATTGGTGTTGTCACCGAACAGCCTTGCCTGCAGGTTCGTGTTGATCATCACCTTTGTCTGAATCTGGAGATTGAGCAGTGTCGTGATGTCTACAGCAGTTCATTACCGCGAAGAATTGATGGCAATGGGGAGCTTGCTGAATGA
- the purF gene encoding amidophosphoribosyltransferase: protein MCGIIGVFSVDSVNQQIYDNLLLLQHRGQDSAGIVTMDNYTFHVHKQRGRVREAFRTRDMRKLLGNVGLGHVRYATSGAAAAEDEVQPFYVNAPYGITFVHNGNLTNTSQLEQDLFKIDRRHTNSSSDTEMLVNVLATEIQSHLTGPDLSPDQLFDAVSSLHRRVKGSYAAIALISGRGLLAFRDPFGIRPLILGRRSAKNGRDEWIVASESLVIENSGYEIVRDVEPGEAIFIDFDFNLHQRQCAQSSQLVPCAFEYVYLARPDSVMNGISVYETRLRMGDLLAKTISDSLPAGDIDVVMPIPDSARPSAMQVAKQLGIEYREGFYKNRYVGRTFIMPGQAERKKSVRQKLNALGTEFAGKNVLIVDDSIVRGTTSREIVQMARDAGANQVTFTSAAPPVRFPNVYGINMPTRAELLAHGRSTDQIADVLAADHVVYQSVDNLKKSIVQGTDIQDLEMSCFDGHYVTGDIDENYFEWLEGNCSS, encoded by the coding sequence ATGTGTGGAATTATCGGGGTGTTTTCTGTTGATTCTGTTAATCAGCAGATCTATGACAATCTTCTTCTGCTTCAGCATCGTGGACAGGATTCTGCAGGAATTGTCACGATGGATAACTATACATTTCACGTCCACAAACAACGTGGACGGGTTCGTGAAGCATTCCGAACGCGCGATATGCGCAAACTTCTTGGCAATGTTGGTCTTGGCCATGTTCGTTACGCCACCAGTGGAGCTGCAGCAGCTGAAGATGAAGTCCAGCCTTTTTATGTCAACGCTCCGTATGGAATCACCTTTGTTCACAATGGCAATCTGACCAATACCAGTCAGCTCGAACAGGACCTTTTCAAGATTGACCGACGTCATACCAACTCCTCCAGCGACACGGAGATGTTGGTGAATGTTCTTGCTACTGAAATCCAATCCCATCTCACGGGTCCTGATCTTTCTCCCGATCAATTGTTTGATGCCGTGTCGTCGTTGCATCGCAGAGTCAAGGGCTCCTATGCCGCGATTGCTCTGATCTCAGGCCGCGGCCTTCTTGCTTTCCGTGATCCTTTTGGCATCAGACCATTAATTCTTGGCCGCAGAAGCGCCAAAAATGGACGGGATGAATGGATCGTGGCGAGTGAATCACTCGTAATTGAAAACAGTGGTTATGAAATTGTTCGTGATGTTGAACCTGGGGAAGCAATCTTTATTGACTTTGATTTCAACTTGCACCAACGTCAATGTGCGCAGTCTTCCCAGCTAGTGCCCTGTGCTTTTGAATATGTTTATCTCGCAAGGCCAGATTCCGTTATGAACGGAATTTCTGTTTACGAAACAAGGCTTCGCATGGGCGATCTGCTTGCAAAAACAATTTCTGACTCATTACCAGCTGGTGATATCGATGTTGTGATGCCGATACCAGATTCAGCCAGACCTTCTGCTATGCAGGTGGCAAAACAACTTGGGATCGAATATCGCGAAGGATTTTATAAAAACCGTTATGTGGGTCGTACGTTCATCATGCCAGGACAAGCGGAAAGAAAAAAATCAGTACGGCAAAAACTCAATGCTTTGGGGACTGAATTTGCTGGAAAGAATGTTCTGATTGTGGATGATTCCATTGTTCGTGGTACGACATCCAGGGAAATTGTGCAGATGGCGCGCGACGCTGGAGCCAATCAGGTCACATTTACATCGGCTGCGCCGCCTGTTCGTTTTCCCAATGTGTATGGAATCAACATGCCCACGAGGGCAGAGCTTCTAGCTCATGGACGTTCGACCGATCAAATTGCAGATGTGCTCGCTGCTGATCATGTTGTGTATCAGAGCGTTGATAATCTCAAGAAAAGCATCGTTCAAGGTACTGATATCCAGGACCTTGAAATGTCTTGTTTTGACGGTCACTATGTGACCGGAGATATTGATGAGAACTACTTCGAGTGGCTGGAGGGGAACTGCAGTTCTTGA